The genomic region TGTCTCATTTTATGGTTTGGACACAATGCTTTCATACCTTCTTCAGAGGCTTATTGATCACATTGCTCTGAATGAAATACTAAGGTTTTCATTGTTATGGTAAAATACCATCCAAAGAACAGGAGTCGGCAATACCCAACTTGCATTGTGATGCTGGAGAAAACCTTCCATTTTATTAGCCCGTCAACAAACAATCCCAATTTAGAGTGCCTCCCCGGCACATCAATGCAGCCAACTATTCTGGATAATACTGATCGTACATTTCACAATCCTCTTTATTGTGAACGATCATATCTGCGGCAACATAAGTTTCCAATGTAACCTGAAAATTATAAACCATAGCTCTTTCTTCGATTTTCTGTACAGTATAAATTTCAATATCCCAGCCATCTGGGTTAGTTAACACGTCACCGACACTAAGGCTACTCACCGCAACCCATTTCCCCCCGCTTAAAACAGGATGATTCTCTGTTGCCCGAAGCTCCTCGTTTATGATATAGTAGTGGTCAACAAAGAATGGCTTGTGAACTGAGGTGACCTCAGAGGCTCTCATCTTGGCCGAAGATTCATTGTAAGAAAGTACACGGTCATCTACCTGTATTTCCTCTACCGGTTTTGTGCTACCATTTGCCATCCTGATTGGTGTTCCCGCAAGTAAGCAGTCACACCCTCGGGAGTATCACAATGGCAAAGGCTCCAAGTAGGAAAACATATTTCATCGCATGGTCCTCCTGGACCCTCTTTCCAGCAGCACCTCCAGGTCCGTAAATTGTTATCGCAATACGACCCCCATTGAATTCTAGTCAAACAATCCCCTTCCTCTTGGCATCTTTCAGCGACTTGAGTACAATTCGGATATGCCTGGGCCGAGCCGGTAAAGGCTACCATTAGTGCAGCAAACATGACTAACATCACTATCGCCCGCATTATTTTCTCCTTTATTGTTTACATTCTGCAGAGACCTTATCGAAGACCGATTCTATTAGGTAGGCTTGTTTTATGACTGGCACCTACCTCAGAATCAGCCGAGCCTCCAAGCACGAAGGGATCAAAGAATCAATTATTTTATAATATAACTCTCGCGTGTAAACATTCGAATGCTTCGTTCTTACTAAGTAGAGTCAAACTATTTGCACCTAGTGCAAGTGTCAAGATTATTTGTATTCATCTTAATTCATCGTAAGATATCGCCCTACCCCGTCTGGCCACGCTTTGTAATATCTGTCATCTTGGTCCTTCGAAAGGAGGAGTCAAATGACAGCTCGAGAAACGGAAATCAAAACCCTGATTAAAGGCGTTCGTGAAGGGAAGGCCCGAACAGCAGTCCGATATTCATCGGATATACGCGAAGCAAACGTGGCATTTATCAAAGAGGAAATGAAAACTGGGCGGGCGCTCTCTTCCATTTGTCTGTCCCTGAATCTTTCGCCGAATACGATTCAGCACTGGTTAATACGTCAGCCTGATAATAACGGTCGTCATCGATCATCGATGATATCAAGGATTGGGCGACCGCACGCCGGCCATTACCGGGAAGCAGCTTAGGCAAGGCGATTGCATATATGTATAACATATGACCTGGCCTAAAGGCATTCTTGGAGAATCCACGAGTCCCCTTGGACAATAATGCTGCAGTGAGAGCGTTGCGCGGAATCGTTCTGGGAAGAAAGAATCACTACGGGTCGAGATCCCAACGCGGAACGGAGGTCGAGGCTCTATTTTATAGCTGGTTGGAATCGGCGAAACTGTGTGGTGTGGATCCGAAAGCGTACTTGCGGAAGGCTATCTATGAAGCGATTAAGAATCCCGGCAATGTAATCCTTCCATCGGATCTCGTGTAATTCCTTGTAAATCATCAGGTAACCGAAGAATCCCTCAGATTTGTCTGGTGGGGCTGGGCGATATCTTTCTCCTCATCATCCCTCAAGATTACCCGCGTGCCTCAAGATAACCAAGGCTTATGAAACGAACCTACAGGCTGGAAACCCAAGCCTGCGGCCAGCGACCCATCCCGGAAGCCGGAAGCGGCGATCTCCCTATCCAGTAGCGGGACAGAGGGTTCCACCCCATTGAGACCGGGGGCCGCTAATGATACACTTGGAAAGTCATCAGATTCAGATCAGGACCTGAAAGATAGCGAGGTCTGCGGGATTGAGAAAATCCAAGGGAGCGGTCATTCAAAGGAGCTGAGGAATGGTTCTTTCACAATGGGGATGGGGTAAGCGGGGATGGGGTGCAGGACGCCAGGCCAGGACGCTCGCCGCGGGCTTCGTGGTGTCGGCCGGTTTGGTTCTTGCGTTGGGGATCTTTCTCGCGGCTTGCAGTGATGACAAAGGCAACGGCGGCACGGAACCCACGATCCGCCATCCGCAGGATTTCATTCCCCAGGGAACGAGCGGGATGAGCCTTAACGGCTCGGTTCAGGTTGCGACCAACGCCGAAGAGTTGCAGCAGGTCATCAACGGCGGGTACGGAGTCTATTTAACATATAACTTTCAGGAATTGGCGCTTCAGAATTATTTGGGGAATGTGGCGGGAAGCCAGGCCTCACTGGATGTCTATATTTACGATATGGGGACCGCGGAGGATGCCGCCGATCTGCATCATGACGTTGAGATTAACGGGAGCGGCAGTTATGAGGAGCTGGACGATGTCGGTGACGAGGAGCGGCTCTTCATCGGATTGGGGTGGCAGAAGATTCAATTCCTCAAGGGTCAATACTGGGTGAGGATTTATATCGACAGCAGCACGGAAGACGCCAAGACGCTTCTTGATCTCTTCGGTACGGCGGTGGTGGATGAGATTGCTGGATAAAATTGCCGGATAAGTATTGCTGGATGAGAGCCGCACCGGCGGCAGGTTGAATAGATTGGTATTGAGGGGCCGCACCAGAGACAGGATGGTGTTATGGATCGCCGGCATTTTATAAAGAGTGGCGCAAAGATTGTCGGGGCGGGGCTTATCCTGCCCGCATGGCCCGGTCTCGGTCCCGTTTTCGGCTCCCGTTTCAACCCCGTATTTACCCCTGTTTTCGGCGCTGACGCGGCGGATGCGGCACCCGATCTGGTTCTCGCCAAGGGGAGTCCGAAAGAGGCTGTCTTCAGGGCGCTGGAGGCCCTGGGCGGGATCCGGCGTTTTGTAAAACCTGATCAGGTCGTCGTTATCAAACCCAACGCGAGCTTTGAAACCCCGCCTAATTTGGGCGCAACCACGCATCCCGAGGTTCTTACGGCTGTGATCGAGGCCTGCTTTCAGGCCGAGGCGCGGCGGGTGCTGGTCGTCGATCATTCCCTCCGGGATCCGGAGCGGTGTTTCAAGCGCACCGGTACGGCCGAGGCGGTCGACGCTTTCCCGAAGGCGAAATTGGTTTCACTGGACAAGGAAAGCGGCTATGTGGCGATCGATGTACCGGGTGGGAGGGCGCTGAAGAAAACATCGATCCCCGTTGTCTTGCAGAAGGCGGATGTCTTCATCAATCTCCCCTCGGCCAAAGCGCATTCCGCCACAGGCGTCAGTCTTGGACTGAAGAACCTCATGGGGCTTGTGTGGGACCGGCAGACGTTCCACAACGACATGGATCTGCATCAGGCGATCGCCGATCTCGCAACGGTGTTGAAGCCGCAGCTGACGATTC from Candidatus Eisenbacteria bacterium harbors:
- a CDS encoding transposase, which encodes MDNNAAVRALRGIVLGRKNHYGSRSQRGTEVEALFYSWLESAKLCGVDPKAYLRKAIYEAIKNPGNVILPSDLV
- a CDS encoding DUF362 domain-containing protein; the encoded protein is MDRRHFIKSGAKIVGAGLILPAWPGLGPVFGSRFNPVFTPVFGADAADAAPDLVLAKGSPKEAVFRALEALGGIRRFVKPDQVVVIKPNASFETPPNLGATTHPEVLTAVIEACFQAEARRVLVVDHSLRDPERCFKRTGTAEAVDAFPKAKLVSLDKESGYVAIDVPGGRALKKTSIPVVLQKADVFINLPSAKAHSATGVSLGLKNLMGLVWDRQTFHNDMDLHQAIADLATVLKPQLTILDAIRILQTGGPSGPGTVDEFNGVVAGIDPVAVDAFGVGLSTWNGQTFLPDQVAYIRHAAEHGVGTSALETLRIEELG